From one Rhizobium lentis genomic stretch:
- a CDS encoding response regulator transcription factor, giving the protein MRWINGGGGLIDERARAAVERPRILIVEDDRQIAEMLRDSLVEQGMDAELAGDGAAMDAKMRAMPFDLVVLDVMLPGEDGLSLCRRLRAGGGIPILMLTSLSTDIDRIVGLEIGADDYVTKPFVLRELMARIKGLLRRSGLSAQRGVRLAHRLLRFDGWRIDPARRQVHDPAQARIAMTTHEFDLLLAFCRNAGRVLTREQLLAVTHAGLAGPIERSIDVHISRLRQKIEKDPRDPLLIKTVRLGGYVFTGQVEEADV; this is encoded by the coding sequence ATGAGGTGGATCAACGGAGGTGGCGGATTGATTGATGAACGCGCGCGAGCGGCCGTCGAACGGCCGAGGATACTGATCGTCGAGGACGATCGGCAAATCGCCGAAATGCTGCGGGACAGCCTTGTTGAGCAAGGCATGGATGCGGAGCTCGCAGGCGATGGCGCAGCGATGGACGCGAAAATGCGTGCAATGCCCTTTGATCTCGTTGTCCTTGATGTGATGCTGCCCGGTGAAGATGGTCTTAGTCTCTGCCGGCGCCTGCGCGCGGGCGGCGGCATCCCGATCCTGATGCTGACATCTTTGAGCACCGACATTGACCGGATCGTCGGGCTGGAAATCGGCGCGGACGACTACGTCACCAAACCTTTCGTCCTGCGGGAGCTCATGGCTCGGATCAAAGGCCTCCTGCGTCGGTCGGGCTTGTCCGCGCAGCGAGGGGTAAGGCTCGCACATAGGCTTTTGCGTTTCGACGGCTGGCGGATCGATCCGGCTCGGCGTCAAGTTCACGATCCGGCCCAGGCCAGGATTGCCATGACGACTCACGAGTTCGATCTGCTCCTGGCATTTTGCCGCAACGCCGGGCGGGTTCTGACCCGCGAGCAGCTGCTTGCGGTAACGCATGCCGGCCTTGCCGGCCCGATCGAGCGCAGCATCGATGTCCACATCAGCCGCCTCAGGCAGAAAATCGAGAAGGACCCACGCGATCCACTCCTTATCAAAACCGTGCGGCTCGGCGGGTACGTTTTTACCGGACAGGTGGAAGAGGCCGATGTTTAG
- a CDS encoding ATP-binding protein has product MFRRLRRVTMTIRGQITIIILVALVTIVTMGDAVERWARKDLAAPDLENIAEKLNAIAELLGPASPEERQIILTNARRAKWDIELAPAATVSRFVGASSRQSFLDIAAARLFPPDNEPPIGGWQTFLDDRRVIAARVDDSTIVITSGFPDSMLSSAFLGRGPYYFVAFFVLIGFFFIFAIRAITEPIRRIAHAAGVSDITTGSPVFPEQGTIEIVALARALNGMRRRIGLMIEARTRMLRGIGHDLRTPLTRLKLRVERMEESARKDALLSDIDRIESLLVESLNYLRNDYATEMIELVDVASILQTVCSEFADIGHAVRYTGSNRLLARCRPLSITRAVSNLCDNAVKFSGKAEVTMVERPEAVMIVVEDDGPGIPRELRERVLEPFFKSDQSRAEGGFGLGLSIVADIIHSHQGTLELRQRTPRGLSVVLTIPK; this is encoded by the coding sequence ATGTTTAGGCGGCTGCGTCGTGTCACGATGACGATCCGCGGCCAGATCACCATCATCATTCTGGTGGCGCTGGTGACGATCGTAACCATGGGCGACGCGGTGGAGCGCTGGGCCAGGAAAGATCTTGCCGCACCGGATCTCGAAAACATTGCCGAAAAGCTGAACGCCATCGCCGAGCTTCTCGGACCCGCTTCACCCGAAGAACGGCAGATCATTCTCACCAATGCACGTCGAGCCAAGTGGGATATCGAACTCGCGCCGGCGGCGACCGTGAGCCGGTTTGTAGGAGCTTCGAGCCGCCAGAGCTTTCTGGACATTGCTGCTGCCCGGTTGTTTCCGCCTGACAACGAACCGCCAATCGGTGGCTGGCAGACCTTTCTCGATGACCGGCGCGTGATCGCCGCTCGGGTCGACGACTCCACGATCGTCATCACCTCGGGCTTTCCGGATTCTATGCTGAGCAGCGCGTTCCTGGGGCGCGGCCCCTATTACTTTGTCGCCTTTTTCGTATTGATCGGCTTTTTCTTCATATTCGCAATCAGGGCGATCACGGAACCCATACGGCGCATTGCGCATGCGGCAGGGGTTTCCGATATCACCACCGGTTCTCCCGTCTTCCCAGAGCAAGGAACAATTGAGATCGTCGCATTGGCCCGGGCGTTGAATGGCATGCGTCGGCGGATCGGTCTCATGATCGAAGCCCGAACCCGCATGCTGCGCGGCATTGGCCATGACCTGCGCACGCCGCTAACGCGGCTGAAGCTGCGTGTGGAGCGGATGGAGGAAAGCGCACGGAAGGACGCCCTGCTCTCCGATATCGATCGTATCGAGAGCCTTCTCGTTGAGAGCCTGAACTATCTTCGAAACGACTATGCGACCGAGATGATCGAGCTCGTCGACGTCGCAAGCATTCTGCAAACGGTCTGCAGCGAATTCGCCGATATCGGCCACGCCGTCCGGTACACCGGGTCGAACAGGCTTCTTGCCAGATGCCGGCCGCTCTCCATCACGCGCGCGGTTTCCAATCTTTGCGATAATGCCGTTAAATTTTCAGGCAAGGCGGAGGTGACCATGGTCGAGCGGCCGGAAGCCGTGATGATCGTCGTTGAAGATGACGGGCCTGGCATTCCCCGGGAGCTTCGAGAGCGAGTGCTCGAACCCTTTTTTAAGTCGGACCAGTCTCGCGCCGAAGGAGGCTTCGGACTTGGTTTGTCGATTGTCGCAGACATCATACATTCCCACCAAGGCACCCTGGAACTGCGGCAACGCACGCCACGCGGTCTCAGCGTCGTTCTGACAATACCCAAATAA